The window AACCTTCGCCGTGATGGTCAGCGGGAAGAACGGCGCGTGCGTCCGGTGGAGCGCCTGGGTCGGCCCGCCCCGCGACGAGATCTTCATCGCGAGCAAAGCCGACCACTGCGGGCCGTGAGGGGAGCGTCTCTATGCTTCCGGCATGACACGGTTCACCGGGATCGACGATCTGCTCGGGCGCGACGAGCTCGGCACGAGCGGCTGGCACACCGTCGACCAGGCGCGGATCGATCAGTTCGCCGAGGTCACCGGTGACCGGCAGTGGATCCATGTGGACCCGGCCCGGGCCGCGGCCGAGGGACCGTTCGGCGGCACGATCGCGCACGGGGCGCTCACGTTGTCGTTGTGCGTCACGTTCCTGACCGAGGTTCTGGAGGTCGACGGGGTGACATTCGTCGTCAACGGCGGCTTCGACAAGGTGCGGTTCCAGGCGCCGGTGCGAGCCGGGTCGCGGCTGCGTGGTGTGGTGCGGTTGCTGGAGTCACGTCCGCTCGGGTCGGGGGCGCGGATCGTCGTGCGTACCCGGGCCGAGATCGAGGGCGAACGGCGACCGGCCTGTGTGGCCGATCAGGTGCTCGCCCTCTACGCCTGAGCCTGCAGCGGCCCGATCCGCAGGGCCTTCATGGTGATGCCCGGGCCGTCGGCTTCGGGGAGTTCGGCCACGTCGGCGGCGGTGCCGGTGGAGTCGGCGTCGACGATGAACTGGAACGCCACGCCGGTGCCGCATCCCTTACGGCCCGCGGCGCAGGTGTCCCACTGGAGACTGGACGACGCGGTGGCGCCCGGCTCGAGGACGATCGCCGGGCCGGCCGTACCGATCTCGGTCGTCGGCACCCGGACCACCTCGCCGGGCGGGGTGACCAGGGCGACGTCGGCCCAGCCCGGAATCCGGCAGGCGTGATCGGCGGTGTTGGTGAGGCTGAGCACCGCCTCCCGCACCCGGTCGCCGCCGTGCCCGGTGACGGTGCCGGACAGGTCGTCGGTGAGGCAGGCGGGACTGGGCGCGGCGGGGAGCATGGCACCCGCGGACGCCTCGGTGGCCCGGCCGCCCCCGACGAGGGCGACGGCGACGCCCGTGACGAGCAGGGCCGGAGTGAGGGCCATGAACGTCCGGAGGGCGATGGAGCGCGGGTTGTTCCGTGTCATGGCGGCTACTCTTCCGCCACTCTCCGCCACAAAATCAACTACGGCCCACGCCTGGCACGAAGCCGGTACCGACCGCTCCTCCCCACCCGCGACGTGTGCCGTTTGTGGTCGCGCCACGGGTGGGTGCGGGGTGGGGTGGGCTCTGGGCTTGGAGAGGCTCAGGGCTGCGACTCGGTGACCAGTTCGGGCACGGCGGGCGTACGGCGTACCGAAGGGGAGAGGGTTGCCGCGATCGCGGCGATGAGCATGATCGCGGAGAGGGACCACAACGAACCTGTTGTTCCGAACGCGGTCAGCATCAGGCCGCCGGTCAGCGAGGCGATCGGCATCACGCCCCAGGTGAGGGTGCCGGCGGCGCTCATCACGCGGCCCAGCAGCTCGTTGGGCACCACTACGCCGGCGTAGGTGAAGATCACTACGTTCCATAGGGGGCCGACGAAGGCGGTCAGTGCGCCCACTACGCCGATCTGCCATGGGGCCGTGGTCAGTAGGAACAGGGGTAGCAGTACGGCCCACACCCAGTTGACGCCGACCAGCGCGCCCCGGAACGACACCATCCGGTGCAGGCGGCTCGCCGCGAACGCGCCCAGCAGGCCGCCCGCGCTGTAGAGGCCGAGCATCAGGCCGATGTCGGAGGCGGTGCCGCCCTGCCGGCCGGCCAGGTCCACCAGTACCAGGATCAGGGCCTGGAAGACGAAGTTGCTCACCGCGATCAGCAGTAGTGAGACGCGGATCAGAGGGTTGTGCCAGACGTACCGCAAGCCGGTGACCGCGGCCCGCCACAGTGGTTCGGCCGGCCCCTCCGCGGGCTTCTGCAGGTCACGACGCAGGAACAGCAGCGCGGCGGCGGCGATCAGGTAGGAGATGCCGTCGACCAGGAACGGGGCCGCCCGGTCCAGGCCGAACAGGGCTCCGCCGATCGGAGGGCCGGCCAGGGTCGCGCCGCGGCTGCGGGCCTCGTCCGCGGCGATCGCGGTGGCCAACTGGTCCGGTGGGACGACCATCGGCAGGGCCGCGTCTTGGGCCAGTCCGAAGAAGACGAAACACAGGCCCTGGAGGAACGTGACCACACACAGCTGGGCGATCGTGAACACGCCGGACCAGATCGCCAGTGGGACGCTCAGCAGGGCTATGCCCGCCACGATCTCGCTGATCAGCAGGATCAGACGGCGGTTCCAGCGGTCGACCAGCGGGCCGGCCGGGAGGTTCGCGATCAGGTGGGGCAGGGTTCCGGCCGCGCCGACCAGGCCCGCGTCCAGTGGGGAACCGGTGGTCGACAGGACCAACAGCGGGGTGGCCGTGCTGCTGATCGCGGCACCCAGGCTGGAGATCACCTGGCCGCTCCAGAGCAGGGTGAAGTCGCGGTTGCGCCAGAGCGGGGTCATGACGGCGTGGGGAACGCGTTGAACAGGACCGTGATCGGGCGGGCTCCGTCGGTGGCCTCGACCGGGTAGCGGTGCCAGCGGCTGATGAAGGCGACGTACTCCTCGGCGAACCGGGTCAGCTCCTCGGCGGTCAGTGACGTGCTGCTGAACGAGTGCATGGCGGCCTCGCCGAACTCGCCGAACGCGGTCCGGTCGGCCAGGTAGGTGTGCAGGTCGCGCTGGCCCTGGTCCATCCACTGCTGTCCGATCGCGTCGGCGGCCGCGGAGACCGTCGGGTCGTCCGAGTCGTACGGCAGGCGCAGGTCCAGGGCGATCGCCTTCCAGTAGCGGCGGCGGCCTGCGGAGCGGTCGGTGTCCTCCTCGACGAAACCGAAGCGTTCCAGTTGGCGGAGGTGGTAGCTGGCGGCACCTCGGTCGACGGTGAAGCGGGTGGCCAGGTCGGCTGAGGTGGCTGGTCCGAAACGGTTCAGGTGGGTGAACATCTGCTGCCTCAGCGGGTGGGCCAGTGCCTTCAGCGAGTCGATGTCCGTCAGGTTGCGGCGCATGAGTGAGAAGATATCTATGCAAAGACTTCTTCTCATAGGAAGTGTCAGTGAGAAGTCAGTCGTGTCTTCTCGGCTTCCGTCTCGGCTTTCGTCTCGGCTTCTCAGCGGACGAAGAGCAGGAACAGGCCGGCCCAGGTGCAGGCGATCATGACGAGGATCATCGGAAGCTCGTCGGCCAGCACGGCTAGCGTGGGGCGCTGCGGTGCGGTGGCCAGGGAGTGGTCGTGGGCGACGATCACTCCGATCGCGTGTCCGATCAGGATCAGGGCGATCTGGGCGGTGGTGAGCACGGCTGGGGCCGGTTGTGGGTTCCAGTCGGTGGCGGGGGCGCCGAACAGCAACAGGACGCCCCGCGGGGCCTCGACCATCAGCAGGGACAGGTAGTGGGCGAGGGTGTAGCCGACCGCGATCGGGATCAGCGACATCTCCAGGTGGGCGGCGGTCCGGCGAACAGCCAGGAAGACCAGGGCGCAGAGCAGGATCAGGGCGGCTGTGCCGAGTGGCAGCGGTGCACCGGTGCGGGTGGTGAGACCCGTCCAGAACGGTGAGGCCGAGACGCTGTCGAAGACTGTCGAGCCCCACCAGATCGCGATGAAACCGGCGACCCCGGCGGCGGCGAACGCGGGCTGTTCCGGGACCGGAGCTGCCGGGAGATCCGAATGCGGTCCGGGAACGGAGGCGAGGTGCGGCTGTCGTCTTCCGGCGGGGGCCACGCCGGAGAGCAGCTGTCCTCTCCCGGCGGGAGCCAGGCCGGAGAGCGGCTGTCGGTGACGGATCGGGCTGAGGCGTCCGGCCAGTTCGGAGTACACCTCGAAGCAGTCGCCGCGGGCGAACCACTCCTCGCCACGCAGAAGCGCGAGGATCACCTGGCACAGGCCGTACGCCAGGATCCACAGGCCGACCGCGACCGGATCGCCGTGGTGCGGCGCCAGCAACTCGAACCAGACGAACGCCAGCAGGAACGCCGCCGCCGGCCAGGACGACCGCGGGCGGCCCGGCGCGAGTGGACGCAGCCCGGTCCGGGGCAGGCCCAGCAGGGTGAAGATCGTCCGCAGTGGGTTGACCGCCCGCCACACCGGCCCGAAGACCACACTGATCAGAATCAGTCCCACCCAGAGCCAGACGAACAGGGCGTGTGCGGCCGGGTTCCCGTCGCGTGGGCCGACCAGCGCGAAGCCGGTGATATACAACGCCAGGACCAGCACCGGATAGCGCAACCGGCGGGCTACTCCGAAGCGGCGCGGCTCGGAGGGCTTGAGCCGCGGCGTCCGCCACCAGACCGCGGCGATCAGAAACGACACGACAACGGTCGCGGCGCCGGCTTGCAGCACCAGGTCGAGGGGCAGCGGCAGACCCTCGACGCTGCCCACCCCATGCGCCAGCGGCTCCCGGACGGTCACGTGTCCGCTGCCGGTTCTTCGGCCGCAGCCGTGGCCTTCTGGCCCGGGTCTTCGGTCGCGGCCTTCCGGACCGCGCCTTCGGCCGCAACCGAGGCCGCCACCTGCTGGCCCGACTCTCCGCCCACGGCCTTCCGAACCGCGCCTTCGGCCGCAACCGAGGCCGCCACCTGCTGGCCCGACTCTCCGCCCACGGCCTTCCGAACCGCGCCTTCGGCCGCAACCGAGGCCGCCACCTGCTGGCCCGACTCTCCGGACACGACACTCTGGGCCGCGGCCTTCTGGGCCAGGTCTCGGAGGACTCCGGCGCCGGCGACCGCCACGCCCGCGCCGAGGCCGAGGGCCAGGAAGACCAGGATGCGTTCGAGTATGGCGGGGCCCTCGAACGGGAGTACCGGGCGATGGAACGACGTCACGTCGGGGAGGACGAAGACGGCGGTCAGGGCCGCTCCGGCGCAGACCGCCAGGATCCCCGCGGGACGCCCACGGAAGGCCGTCACCGCGCCGCCGATGATCAAGGGCCAGGCCAGGAGATTGATGCCGGCAGCGCTCAGGAACGTGCCGGCGAGCGGGGCGGACTCGACGGCCAGGGTGGAGCCGATCACGTGCGCGATGGACGAGATGGCCGCGATCGTTCCGGCGGCGGCGAGCAGGAGATCGGCTCGGCGGGTTCGGCGGGCGGCCAGGATGATCGCGGTGGCGGTGAGGGCGGCGGCGAGCCACCAGAGTGCGGCGGCCGGGCGCTGCTCCCCGACCAGGGCGCCGGTGACGGTCACCTCGGTGCCGGCGGCGTCCAATGGGATCGTCCACTGGACGGTCTCACCGGCGGCGACGGTTCGGCCGTCGGGGGTGGCTCGTTCGTCGATCCAGGTCAGCTCGCCGCCGGGTGGAATGAGGGCGGGTGTCGCCGTACCGCCGCCGGGTTTGATCGTCACCGGGCCGGAGGTGCCGTTGCGCAGCCGCAGCCGGGCGCCGGCCTCGATCGCGGTGATCTCCAAGCCGGGAACCGCGGGTGTCACCGAGACCACCCGGCCCCGGGCGTCGGTGGCGGTTAGGCCGCCGGCGTGCGCCGCCGCCGGCCCACCGGTGACCGCGAGGAGCCCGGCGACGGTGACCAGCACCGACAGCATCCGTGCCGCCCATCCGCCGATCGCCGAGGTCACCGTGTTGCGAGCGCCTCGTTCCGCGGTGTGCCGCCGGTTCGCGGGGCGGGGATGCGGTGTGACTCCGCCGGAGCGGCGGAAGACCATCACCAGCCGACGGCGGGTCGCGGTCGAGAAACTCCCGCGAGCCGCCGGGGCGGGGTGGGAGAAGACCTCCGCGGAAATGCCACCGCGGGAAGCCGCATGGGACACCGCGGCCGAATCGGCACCGCGCGAGAGCACGCCCGAACCAGAAGGTTCCCCGCTTGGACCGGCGATTCGAGCAAGCACGGCCGAACCGACACCACCCCGAAACCCGCCCGAACCGGCGATACGAAGAAGAACTTCCGAATCGGCACCATCCCAAACCACACCGGGACCGGCAATTCGAGCGAGCACCGCCAACCCGGAACCACCCCGACCCACACTCGGGCCGGCGTCTGGGGAAACCGCGGCCGGGGCGGCATCGCGGAAGGCCGAGACGGAGCCGTCGGAAACCGCGACCCGACCGGCTTCTCGAGAGACCGCATCCGAGGCGGGACCATGGGAAATCCCTTCCTGAACGGCATCACGGAAGGCCGAGACCGAGCCGTCGGAAACCGCGACCCGACCAGCCTCCCGAAAGACCACGGAACCAAGGGAAATCCCTTCCTGAACGGCATCACACAAGGCCGAGACCGAGCCGCCGGAAACCGCGACCCGACCAGCCTCCCGAAAGACCACGGAACCAAGGGAAATCCCTGCCTGAACGGCGTCGCGGGAGGCCGGGGTGGGAGCGGGCGGGAGTGGGCCGGTCACCTCGGGAGGTGCTGGACGCTGCGGGCTACCAGAACGGTGGCCGCGCCGGTCAGCGCGGTCAGAGTCAGCAGGCCGGTCGTCATGTGGATGTTGAAGCCGGTGCTGCCCTCCTGGATCTTGCCGACCAGCAGGACCGTGCCCCATGCGGCGGGTGGGGTGGCCAGGCCGAACAGGACCCAGCGGCCGTTGCTCGGGATCTTGAGCAGTGGGGTGACCAGGCGCCAGACGGCTTCGATGGCGAAGGAGACGGCGGCCAGGGTCAGGGCGGGCCACCAGTCGTCTCGGGAGTCGAACATCAGGTGCATCAGCACGGCGATGATCGCGACCAGGATGGACGGCAGGCCCAGCGGCAGGGGCCAGCGACGGCCGATCACGATGAACGGCAGCAGCAGGAGGATGGTGCTGAAGATGTAGCCGTGGATCAACTGGGCGTCCGGCGAGAAGACCGGGACCGGCTCCTGGCCGCTGCCGAGATGGCGGAAGCCGATCGACGAGGCGTGCAGTGAGTAGATGTGCACCGGCAGGACGGCGAACAGGGTGGAGATGCCGACCAGGAAGCCGCCGCCCACGCCGAGTCGGTCGCCGGGGCCGGCCGCGAGCATCAGCGTCGGGCCCATGGCGACCAGGGCCATGCCCAGGATGATGAACTCGTGGCTCGGGCTGACGAAGATCTCCATGTCGCGCTCGATGCCCCAGATGTTGTGCCACAGCGTGTCCACACCACCGCCGACCAGGAGGAACGCCATGCCGGCCAGGGGTAGCCGCAAGGCGTTGGGCAGGGCCAGCAGGGAGCTGTAGGTGGGGATGCCGGGCAGCCGGGACCGCATGATCCAGAGCAGGGTGAACCCGGATGCGGCGATGCCCGAGTAGAGGACGCCGTGCCACGGGGTCCAGAAGGTCTCCAGCTCGGGTGTGGTGGCATGCGCATACGCGTCGAGCTGCAACCCGATGACCAGCCAGGCGCTCGCGACCAGCAGCACCCATCGCTCGCGTGCGGTGAACGACGCCCCCGCGGCGTCCGTGGGCCGTGCCCGCTCCACGGATGTCGTCACGATAACCACCCCTCTGAACAGTTCTCGGCGAACGTAACGTACATCGTCCGTCCGACATCTTTCGATCCGATCTTGTCCCGATTTGATCAATGAATGGTTGATTGCTTCCCACCAGCAGGAAAGCGCTTGCCTGCATCGAGGTTGATTGATTCAATGTGGCGTCATGCAGATTCAACGGAGAACGTTGCTCCGCGCCGGGATCGGCGGGACGATCGCCGGGACCCTCGCCGTCGCCGAGCCCGCCCTCGCCGGTGGTCACCGGCCCACCGTCTTCGTCGCCGGGGACTCGACCGCCGCCACCTACGCGGTCGCCGACCATCCCCGAGCCGGCTGGGGACAGGCCCTGCACGTCTTCCTGCGCCACCACGTGCGGGTGGTCAACGAGGCGCTGTCCGGGGCCAGTTCCAAGAGTTTCGCCGACCTGGGCCGCCTCGACCGGATCCTCGCCGCGATCCGGCCCGGAGACGTGCTGCTCGTGTCGTTCGGGCACAACGACGAGAAGACCACCGACCCGGCCCGCGGCACCCTCCCGTGGACCACGTTCCAGGACTATCTGCGGTTGTATCTGGACGGGGCGCGCGCCGCCCGGGCCCGGCCGATCCTGGTCACGCCAGTCGAGCGGCGGCGGTTCACGGCGGACGGCACGCCCTATCTGTCGCACGGCGAGTACCCGGACTCGATGCGGGCGCTGGCCGCCGAGACCCGGACGCCGCTGATCGACCTGACCGCGCTGTCGTTCGCGCGGTGGGGCGCGCTCGGGCCGGAGGCGACCAAGGACGAGTTCCTGTGGCTGGACGCCGGCGAGTCGGTCAACTATCCGGACGGCGTGCAGGACAACACGCACTTCCAGGCGCACGGGGCGATCGAGACGGCCCGGCTGGTGGTCGCGAACGGCCGGGCCATCCCCGGCCGGGATGAGCGCGCGCTCCGGCGTACCGTCATCCCGGACGATGTCTTGACCTGGCCCGCCACCCGCCCGGCGGAAAGCTGAAACTCGCGCGGGGCCCGACGGGCCCCGCGCTCCGGCGTTAAGGTCGCAGCATGACCGCGACCCACGCCCTGGACGTCCCCGGCGCCGTCATCACCTATGACGTACGCCCACCCGCGACGCCGTCCGACGAGCCGCCGCTGATGCTGATCGGCTCACCGATGGACGCGAGCGGCTTCGTCACACTGGCCGGCCTTTTCACCGACCGGACGGTGATCACCTACGACCCGCGGGGCACCGGCCGTAGTGAGCGCACCGATCCGGCTCCGGAGTCGACGCCCGGGCAGCACGCCGACGACATCCGCCGGGTCATCGAGGCGGTCGGCGGGCCGGTCGATCTGTTCGCCAGCAGCGGTGGCGCGGTCAACTCGCTGGCCCTGGTCGCCGAGCATCCCACTCTCGTCCGGACGCTCGTCGCGCACGAGCCGCCGGCGGTCCGGTTCACGCCCGACAGCACCGAGGCGGAGGCCGCGGTGCTGGGCATTCGTGCCCTTTACGAGCGGTCCGGTCTGGGGCCGGCGATGGTGAAGTTCATCCAGATCGTGTCGCTGAAGGGGCCGGTCCCGCCCGGGTTCGCCGACGAGCCGGGGCCCGATCCGGCCGCGTTCGGTCTGCCCGCCGAGGACGACGGCTCCCGCAACGACACGCTGCTCGGCCAGAACCTGGTGACCTGCTGCCTTTTCGAGCCCGACTTCGACGCCCTGGGCGCGGCACCGACCCGGATCGTCGTCGGCGTCGGTGCGGAGTCGGCGGACGAGCTGGCCCACCGCAGTGGGCGGGGTGTCGCCGAGCGGCTGGGTCTCTCCCCCACCGTCTTCCCGAGTAATCACTCGGGTTTCCTGGGCGGCGAGTATGGCCAGCACGGCGACCCGGTGCCGTTCACCGCGACTCTCCGCGAGGTGCTGGCCGGCTGAGTCTGGAGAGCCTCCGGAATCAGGGGCGGCCGCTTCGCGCGCGGCCACGACCAGGTATCGCGGCACAGCAGAGATCTTGAATGTCTTGGAGACGTGGTGTCGGCGGCGCACCAGAGACCCTAAACGTCCTGGAAGCGCCGCCAGCGGCGCACCAGAGACCCTAAAACTCCCCGGAAGCAGCCACCAGGTACCGCCGGCCGACCCCCTGCCACCCGGAAGCAGCCACCACGTGCCGCCAGCCCACCCCCTGCCACCCGAAAACAGCCACCACGTGCCGCTCGCCGAAACTTGAGGCCCAGCTACACACAGAGGCCGAACCAGAATCGCGGCCCATCCCGGCTCCGGTGACTCTGGTCTAGCGAGTGATGCCGGCCTTTCGTGGATGGCGGAGCGCCGGGACCAGGCCTTTGGGCAGGTAGAGGACGCAGGTGATCAGGAGCAGGGCGTAGACCGCGTAGGAGAGGACGCTCGGCGCGTAGTCCGGCATGCCGGGTTGGGTGCCGAGCGTGTTCAGGAGCTGGACCAGCAGGATGATCACGGTGGCGCCGACCACCGGACCGGCCAGGGTGCCGAGCCCGCCGACCACGGCCATCACCACGAACTCGATGGACAGCAGGACCGGGAACGAACCCGGCGACAGATAGCCCAGGTAGAAGGCGTACACACCACCCGCCAGACCGGCCAGCGCCGCCGACAGGGTGAAGACGGCCAGGCGGTGCCGGCCGACCGCGACGCCGCTGGCCGCGGCCGCCGTTTCGCTCGTCGCGGCGGCTCGGAGGGCGCGGCCGGGGCGGGAGTCGACCACGTTGCGCGCGATCAGCAGGGCGATGGCCAGGACCGACCATGCGGCGTACGCGTAACCGAGATCGCGGAGTTCGAACCCGAGGATGGTGAGCCGTGGAATGCCCTGGAGCCCGATGGCGCCGCCCGCCCAGTCGGCCTGGGCCAGCAACGACAGCAGGATCAGCTGGACGGCCAGGGTCGCGAACGCCAGGTGGTGACCCCGGAGCCGCAGCAGCGGGGCGCCGAGCAGTACCGCCGCCACGGCCGCGGCCACCGGTGCCAGCACCAGGCCGAGCAGCGACGGCACGCCGTGGACCGCGGGCAGCGCCGCCGCGTACGCCCCGATCGCGTAGAAGGACGCCTGTCCCAGCGAGACCTGTCCGGCGTACCCCATCAACAGCGAGACGCCGACGGTGACCGTCGCGGCCAGCAGGAGCAGCACGAACGTCGCGAGATGGCGCTCCGGCAGGAGCGGTGGCAGCGCCAGCGTGACCACCGCGACGCCGGCGAGCGCCCAGCGGTTCATCGGGCCGTCTCCGGGACCGGGCCGGTGCGGGCCGCCTGGACGATCATGACGGTGAGCATCAGCACCAGGGCGACCTCCGTCTGGTAGGCGCCGCCGCCGTAACCCGCGACGACCGTCTGGGTGACGCCCAGCAGCAGGCCACCGGCCAGCGCGATCGTCGGGCGGGTGAGTCCGCCGAGGACCGCCGCCGCGAACCCGTTGACGATCAGGGTGACGTCACTGTCGAACGTGACCTGCTGCACCGGCGTGGTCAGGACACCGGCGAGCCCGCCGAGCGCGCCGCCGATGGTGAACGCGAGCAGCCCCATCCGGCGGACGTCGATGCCGACGACCTGCGCGGCGTAGCGGTTGGAGGCGCACGCGGTCAGCGCACGGCCCAGGTCGGTGCCGCCGAAGAACCACGTCATCAGCGCGAACACCACCGCGGTCACGGCGATGATCAGCAGGTAGTGGGCCGGAATCCGGGCGCCGCCGACCTCGGCGACGCCGGGCACGCCCGGGAAGGACCGGGGCTGGTCGCCCCAGATCAAGACCTCGATGGCGTACGCGAGAACGCCCAGC of the Actinoplanes sichuanensis genome contains:
- a CDS encoding DUF4232 domain-containing protein, which translates into the protein MTRNNPRSIALRTFMALTPALLVTGVAVALVGGGRATEASAGAMLPAAPSPACLTDDLSGTVTGHGGDRVREAVLSLTNTADHACRIPGWADVALVTPPGEVVRVPTTEIGTAGPAIVLEPGATASSSLQWDTCAAGRKGCGTGVAFQFIVDADSTGTAADVAELPEADGPGITMKALRIGPLQAQA
- a CDS encoding rhamnogalacturonan acetylesterase; translated protein: MQIQRRTLLRAGIGGTIAGTLAVAEPALAGGHRPTVFVAGDSTAATYAVADHPRAGWGQALHVFLRHHVRVVNEALSGASSKSFADLGRLDRILAAIRPGDVLLVSFGHNDEKTTDPARGTLPWTTFQDYLRLYLDGARAARARPILVTPVERRRFTADGTPYLSHGEYPDSMRALAAETRTPLIDLTALSFARWGALGPEATKDEFLWLDAGESVNYPDGVQDNTHFQAHGAIETARLVVANGRAIPGRDERALRRTVIPDDVLTWPATRPAES
- a CDS encoding MFS transporter, producing the protein MTPLWRNRDFTLLWSGQVISSLGAAISSTATPLLVLSTTGSPLDAGLVGAAGTLPHLIANLPAGPLVDRWNRRLILLISEIVAGIALLSVPLAIWSGVFTIAQLCVVTFLQGLCFVFFGLAQDAALPMVVPPDQLATAIAADEARSRGATLAGPPIGGALFGLDRAAPFLVDGISYLIAAAALLFLRRDLQKPAEGPAEPLWRAAVTGLRYVWHNPLIRVSLLLIAVSNFVFQALILVLVDLAGRQGGTASDIGLMLGLYSAGGLLGAFAASRLHRMVSFRGALVGVNWVWAVLLPLFLLTTAPWQIGVVGALTAFVGPLWNVVIFTYAGVVVPNELLGRVMSAAGTLTWGVMPIASLTGGLMLTAFGTTGSLWSLSAIMLIAAIAATLSPSVRRTPAVPELVTESQP
- a CDS encoding alpha/beta fold hydrolase, with the protein product MTATHALDVPGAVITYDVRPPATPSDEPPLMLIGSPMDASGFVTLAGLFTDRTVITYDPRGTGRSERTDPAPESTPGQHADDIRRVIEAVGGPVDLFASSGGAVNSLALVAEHPTLVRTLVAHEPPAVRFTPDSTEAEAAVLGIRALYERSGLGPAMVKFIQIVSLKGPVPPGFADEPGPDPAAFGLPAEDDGSRNDTLLGQNLVTCCLFEPDFDALGAAPTRIVVGVGAESADELAHRSGRGVAERLGLSPTVFPSNHSGFLGGEYGQHGDPVPFTATLREVLAG
- a CDS encoding ArsR/SmtB family transcription factor; amino-acid sequence: MRRNLTDIDSLKALAHPLRQQMFTHLNRFGPATSADLATRFTVDRGAASYHLRQLERFGFVEEDTDRSAGRRRYWKAIALDLRLPYDSDDPTVSAAADAIGQQWMDQGQRDLHTYLADRTAFGEFGEAAMHSFSSTSLTAEELTRFAEEYVAFISRWHRYPVEATDGARPITVLFNAFPTPS
- a CDS encoding branched-chain amino acid ABC transporter permease is translated as MNRWALAGVAVVTLALPPLLPERHLATFVLLLLAATVTVGVSLLMGYAGQVSLGQASFYAIGAYAAALPAVHGVPSLLGLVLAPVAAAVAAVLLGAPLLRLRGHHLAFATLAVQLILLSLLAQADWAGGAIGLQGIPRLTILGFELRDLGYAYAAWSVLAIALLIARNVVDSRPGRALRAAATSETAAAASGVAVGRHRLAVFTLSAALAGLAGGVYAFYLGYLSPGSFPVLLSIEFVVMAVVGGLGTLAGPVVGATVIILLVQLLNTLGTQPGMPDYAPSVLSYAVYALLLITCVLYLPKGLVPALRHPRKAGITR
- a CDS encoding MaoC family dehydratase is translated as MTRFTGIDDLLGRDELGTSGWHTVDQARIDQFAEVTGDRQWIHVDPARAAAEGPFGGTIAHGALTLSLCVTFLTEVLEVDGVTFVVNGGFDKVRFQAPVRAGSRLRGVVRLLESRPLGSGARIVVRTRAEIEGERRPACVADQVLALYA
- a CDS encoding branched-chain amino acid ABC transporter permease; the encoded protein is MSDLIGYLITGLGIGAGFALVASGLVAIHRVTRVVNFAQGGFAVLAALLTSTLLSAGLPHGVAELGGVALGALAGLIVGVVAIGRPDTSPGTSLIVTLGLGVLAYAIEVLIWGDQPRSFPGVPGVAEVGGARIPAHYLLIIAVTAVVFALMTWFFGGTDLGRALTACASNRYAAQVVGIDVRRMGLLAFTIGGALGGLAGVLTTPVQQVTFDSDVTLIVNGFAAAVLGGLTRPTIALAGGLLLGVTQTVVAGYGGGAYQTEVALVLMLTVMIVQAARTGPVPETAR